A stretch of the Brevundimonas sp. MF30-B genome encodes the following:
- a CDS encoding S41 family peptidase — MTAASAVDRFRRACVAVLFGGLAACQTLHPVNDDRLPEVVALEDGSPQRAAMNARVYDASVGLVTRAFYDREFNGVDFRAEAAARREAAVSEPDEAGFYRVLNGVLGLLDDRHTLAMPPTLNRSHAQTRLSETRVFGMTLTHALEPGSGERRALVTDVRQDGPAAEAGVRRGWRIAAVDGAAYDPSVNYAGALRRFTFADADGEEHLVEMEAQPLRREVGAAERRDDGVLVLRFNLFDRAAQQWMLAQLADAARDPPVAVIVDLRGNGGGRIDATAAVLGAFFQRPVRFAHYNLGPVPRVARRTRVSGAPWTGRAAVLQSGRSSSAAEAFAAAFQEYGRGPVVGQTSAGAVVGSVAYQLPDGGQLRVGVSEFRTGSGAVLEKAGVSPDIQVTPSYEDMARGRDVTLEVAIRALLATPDQAASAAY; from the coding sequence TTGACCGCCGCCAGCGCCGTCGATCGTTTTCGGCGCGCCTGTGTCGCCGTTCTGTTCGGCGGCCTGGCCGCCTGCCAGACCCTGCATCCGGTCAACGACGACCGGCTGCCCGAAGTCGTCGCCCTGGAGGATGGCTCGCCCCAGCGAGCGGCCATGAACGCCCGGGTTTACGACGCCTCGGTCGGCCTGGTGACGCGGGCCTTCTACGATCGCGAGTTCAATGGCGTCGACTTTCGCGCCGAAGCCGCCGCTCGGCGTGAGGCCGCCGTATCCGAGCCAGATGAGGCCGGCTTCTATCGCGTGTTGAACGGCGTGCTGGGCCTGCTGGACGACAGACACACCCTGGCTATGCCCCCGACCCTTAATCGCAGTCACGCCCAGACGCGGTTGAGCGAGACCCGTGTTTTCGGAATGACCCTGACGCACGCGCTGGAGCCCGGCTCGGGTGAGCGACGCGCCCTCGTGACGGACGTGCGGCAAGACGGCCCCGCGGCCGAAGCGGGGGTCAGGCGAGGGTGGCGGATCGCAGCCGTCGACGGGGCTGCCTATGATCCATCGGTGAATTACGCGGGGGCTTTGCGACGCTTCACCTTCGCCGACGCGGATGGAGAGGAGCATCTCGTCGAGATGGAGGCTCAGCCGCTGCGCCGCGAGGTCGGCGCGGCCGAGCGTCGAGACGACGGAGTGCTGGTGCTTCGGTTCAACCTTTTCGACAGAGCGGCGCAGCAGTGGATGCTGGCGCAGCTGGCCGACGCGGCGCGGGATCCGCCCGTCGCGGTGATCGTCGATCTGAGGGGCAATGGGGGCGGGCGGATCGATGCCACGGCCGCCGTCCTCGGCGCATTCTTTCAACGGCCGGTGCGGTTCGCTCACTATAATCTGGGACCGGTGCCTCGCGTCGCGCGTCGGACCCGTGTGTCGGGAGCGCCATGGACCGGCCGCGCCGCCGTGCTCCAGTCCGGCCGATCCAGCAGCGCCGCAGAGGCCTTCGCCGCGGCCTTTCAGGAGTACGGTCGAGGACCCGTCGTGGGCCAGACGTCGGCGGGCGCCGTGGTGGGATCCGTGGCGTACCAACTGCCGGATGGAGGCCAGTTGCGCGTAGGCGTCAGCGAGTTTCGCACGGGGTCAGGCGCGGTCCTGGAGAAGGCCGGCGTGTCGCCCGACATCCAGGTTACGCCGAGCTACGAGGACATGGCCCGCGGCCGCGATGTGACTCTTGAGGTCGCGATCCGCGCCCTTCTCGCAACTCCCGATCAGGCGGCCTCAGCGGCGTACTGA
- a CDS encoding S41 family peptidase yields MRTWISFRPLIPVLAALVFAGIGPAAPAQTLETAAAALTAERARMNQRVFDRVWNEVRRSYYDPGLHGVDWRAARTTYRPLALAAPDDRRLYEVIGDMLDQLDDDHAGVLPPAGVARADRFASRAVMGVTIGRDHEDGRTIYRIERVRPGSPAEAAGVKLGWRLNAVDGRPWGADVRIEEGRTVRLDLSDEFGQPHHVELTPRTMAAPPLYVADRSRPGTVVFRIAAFEAGLGEWMGKELALTPPGADVILDLRGNPGGLLMEADAVLSCFLPRHHEWAVRTGRSGRAVVLRTVGGCGDRTETAQHQVAVLVDDTSRSAAELTPAALQEAGRALVIGSRTAGAVLISQDTPLPDGGRLTLSRADFVTTGGVRLEKRGVVPDIEINLSWPDRRQGPDAVLEAAVGALETMRAATIAERAF; encoded by the coding sequence ATGCGCACTTGGATCTCATTTCGGCCGCTGATCCCGGTCTTGGCCGCGCTGGTGTTCGCCGGCATAGGACCAGCCGCGCCGGCGCAAACCCTCGAGACGGCCGCGGCCGCACTGACCGCCGAACGTGCGCGAATGAACCAGCGCGTTTTTGACCGGGTCTGGAATGAGGTTCGGCGCAGTTACTACGATCCAGGGCTTCACGGCGTGGATTGGCGCGCGGCGCGAACGACGTATCGCCCGCTGGCCCTCGCCGCCCCTGATGATCGCCGCCTTTATGAGGTCATAGGCGACATGCTGGACCAACTGGACGACGACCACGCTGGCGTTCTGCCGCCTGCCGGCGTGGCGCGTGCTGATCGGTTCGCGTCGCGGGCCGTGATGGGCGTCACCATTGGGCGCGATCACGAAGACGGCAGAACCATCTACCGGATCGAGCGGGTTCGACCGGGATCGCCCGCCGAGGCGGCCGGCGTCAAATTGGGCTGGCGTTTGAATGCGGTCGACGGTCGGCCCTGGGGCGCCGACGTGCGGATCGAAGAGGGCCGCACCGTCCGCCTCGACCTGAGCGATGAATTCGGACAGCCTCATCACGTCGAACTGACGCCGCGCACCATGGCCGCGCCGCCGCTCTATGTCGCCGACCGCTCGCGGCCGGGGACGGTCGTGTTCCGCATCGCAGCGTTCGAGGCCGGATTGGGCGAATGGATGGGCAAGGAGTTGGCCCTGACCCCGCCCGGGGCGGATGTGATCTTGGACCTGCGCGGCAATCCTGGCGGACTGCTGATGGAAGCCGACGCCGTCCTGTCCTGCTTCCTTCCCCGCCATCACGAATGGGCCGTCCGAACGGGGCGCAGCGGACGGGCGGTGGTGCTGCGCACCGTGGGGGGCTGTGGAGACCGAACCGAGACTGCTCAGCACCAGGTGGCCGTGCTGGTCGACGACACTAGCAGGAGCGCGGCCGAACTCACGCCGGCGGCATTGCAGGAAGCGGGGCGCGCGCTGGTGATCGGCTCGCGCACAGCAGGTGCTGTGCTCATCTCGCAAGACACGCCCCTGCCCGACGGCGGCCGTCTGACCCTGAGCCGGGCCGACTTCGTCACCACCGGCGGGGTCCGGCTTGAGAAGCGCGGGGTCGTGCCTGACATCGAAATCAATCTAAGCTGGCCGGACAGACGCCAAGGGCCAGACGCCGTTCTGGAAGCGGCGGTGGGGGCCCTGGAAACGATGCGCGCAGCGACGATAGCAGAGCGCGCCTTCTGA
- the proB gene encoding glutamate 5-kinase, giving the protein MSEPRPSSDWPDASAALAQARRVVVKIGSALLVPQEGAGVAAPWLRSLADDIAALREEQRQVIVVSSGAVALGRRRLGLQSGGLADKQAAAAVGQSLLMHAWEEALKPHDLIAAQVLLTRDDTERRPRWLNARATMEALLANGVVPVVNENDTVATEEIRYGDNDRLAARAAQLTRADLLVLLSDVDGLYSADPRRHPAAAHRPLVEALTPEIIASAGGANSAAGVGTGGMATKLMAAQIARSAGCATVIASGAVLRPLTAVREGARATLITAPDGPMAAWKQWIAGTLAPAGTLKLDAGAARALAGGKSLLPIGVTDVTGSFEKGDCVRLVGPDGGLGVGLTAYDAAAAVLLAGRRSEDIEAVLGYRGPTALVHRDDMVLDG; this is encoded by the coding sequence ATGTCAGAGCCCCGCCCCTCCTCCGACTGGCCCGACGCCTCCGCAGCGCTCGCACAGGCGCGGCGCGTGGTCGTCAAGATCGGCTCGGCGCTGCTGGTTCCGCAGGAGGGCGCCGGGGTCGCAGCCCCTTGGTTGAGGTCGCTGGCGGACGATATCGCTGCGCTCCGCGAAGAGCAGCGTCAGGTGATCGTCGTCTCGTCGGGGGCTGTGGCGCTGGGCCGCCGTCGTCTTGGTCTGCAATCCGGGGGCCTAGCCGACAAACAGGCCGCCGCCGCCGTGGGCCAGAGCCTGCTGATGCACGCCTGGGAGGAGGCCCTGAAGCCGCACGACTTGATCGCGGCCCAGGTGCTGCTGACCCGAGACGACACCGAGCGGCGCCCTCGCTGGCTGAACGCCCGCGCCACCATGGAGGCCCTGCTGGCGAACGGCGTCGTGCCGGTGGTCAACGAAAACGACACTGTGGCGACAGAAGAGATTCGCTACGGCGACAATGACCGTCTGGCCGCGCGAGCCGCGCAGTTGACGCGAGCCGACCTTCTGGTGCTCCTCTCCGACGTGGACGGCCTGTACAGCGCGGATCCACGCCGCCATCCAGCAGCCGCGCATCGTCCCCTGGTCGAAGCCCTGACGCCCGAGATCATTGCATCGGCGGGCGGGGCGAACTCGGCGGCCGGCGTCGGCACGGGCGGCATGGCGACCAAGCTGATGGCGGCGCAGATCGCTCGTTCGGCGGGTTGCGCCACCGTCATAGCGTCGGGCGCTGTTCTGCGACCTTTAACGGCCGTACGAGAGGGCGCGCGCGCCACCCTGATCACGGCGCCGGATGGCCCTATGGCGGCGTGGAAGCAATGGATCGCCGGCACCTTGGCGCCCGCTGGGACCCTGAAGCTGGACGCCGGCGCCGCGCGGGCGCTGGCGGGAGGCAAAAGCCTGCTGCCCATCGGCGTGACCGATGTCACAGGCTCTTTCGAGAAGGGCGATTGCGTACGCCTGGTCGGACCTGACGGCGGGCTGGGCGTCGGCCTGACAGCCTACGACGCCGCCGCGGCGGTTCTGCTCGCTGGACGACGCAGCGAAGACATCGAGGCGGTGCTCGGCTATCGCGGGCCGACAGCTCTCGTGCACCGAGACGACATGGTGCTGGACGGATGA
- a CDS encoding glutamate-5-semialdehyde dehydrogenase gives MTTLEHSLLDMGRRARAASRALAEAPAPARDAALAALASAFHASAVDILEANARDVAAARDAGMTEALIDRLTLTPARVEAMADAVASIASQPDPLGAEIARWTPANGLDIARVRVPIGVLGVIYESRPNVTADAAALCIRSGNAAILRCGSDCLSSSQAIAAVVASALEGAGLPADAVQLIHTPDRDAVGWLLSGLEGTIDLLIPRGGTSLVARVQAEARAPVLGHLEGLCHTYLHASADLETARRIVLNAKMRRVSVCGATETLLVDAEAAERLLPPVAADLIAAGCELRGDAAARTLVPDMTQAVEADWTTEYLAPILAVRVVDGLDGAVDHIRRYGSGHTEAIVATDPEAAQAFAARVDSAIVLINASTQFADGGEFGFGGEIGISTARLHARGPVGAEQLTTYKYVVRGEGQVRP, from the coding sequence ATGACGACCTTGGAACATAGCCTGCTGGACATGGGCCGCCGGGCGCGCGCGGCGTCCCGCGCCCTGGCGGAGGCGCCCGCCCCCGCGCGAGACGCCGCCCTTGCCGCGCTGGCGTCGGCATTTCACGCGTCGGCTGTCGACATCCTGGAGGCGAACGCTCGAGACGTCGCCGCCGCGCGAGATGCAGGCATGACTGAAGCTCTGATCGACCGCCTCACTCTGACCCCGGCTAGGGTAGAAGCTATGGCGGACGCCGTCGCCTCAATCGCCTCCCAGCCCGATCCGCTCGGGGCCGAGATAGCGCGCTGGACCCCCGCCAACGGTCTGGACATAGCGCGCGTGCGCGTGCCGATTGGCGTGCTGGGCGTAATCTACGAAAGCCGCCCTAACGTCACCGCAGACGCCGCCGCCCTGTGCATTCGCTCCGGCAACGCGGCGATCCTGCGCTGCGGCTCGGACTGCCTGAGTTCGTCACAGGCCATCGCCGCAGTGGTCGCTTCTGCGCTGGAGGGAGCCGGCTTGCCGGCCGACGCGGTTCAGCTGATCCACACTCCTGACCGCGACGCCGTCGGCTGGCTGCTGTCGGGGCTGGAGGGGACCATCGACCTGCTGATCCCGCGCGGCGGAACAAGTCTGGTCGCCCGCGTCCAGGCCGAGGCTCGCGCCCCGGTGTTGGGGCACCTCGAGGGCCTGTGCCACACCTATCTGCACGCCTCGGCCGATCTGGAGACGGCGCGCCGCATCGTGCTGAACGCCAAGATGCGCCGCGTCTCGGTGTGCGGCGCGACCGAGACATTGCTGGTGGACGCCGAGGCCGCCGAACGCCTGTTGCCGCCCGTTGCGGCCGACCTGATCGCCGCCGGCTGCGAACTGCGCGGCGACGCGGCCGCCCGCACGCTGGTCCCGGACATGACGCAAGCCGTCGAGGCCGACTGGACGACCGAATATCTCGCGCCGATTCTGGCCGTCCGGGTGGTCGATGGGCTGGACGGCGCGGTGGACCACATCCGCCGCTACGGCTCGGGCCACACCGAGGCCATCGTGGCGACCGACCCGGAGGCCGCACAGGCCTTCGCCGCGCGGGTGGACAGCGCCATTGTCCTGATCAACGCCTCGACCCAGTTCGCCGACGGCGGCGAGTTCGGCTTCGGCGGCGAGATCGGCATCTCCACCGCCCGCCTGCACGCCCGCGGCCCGGTGGGCGCCGAACAGCTGACGACCTACAAGTACGTCGTGCGTGGCGAGGGTCAGGTCAGACCCTGA
- a CDS encoding membrane-bound PQQ-dependent dehydrogenase, glucose/quinate/shikimate family encodes MASIERGRGPGSVLVRLLGLVIALIGLVLTVGGGMLIAAGGSPYYIVTGVLMVISGALLAALRPSGAWLYILIFIGTLAWAFWEVGLNGWALVPRVVAPLVLLVFVVLSFPALKRDGGGGKLAFGGLAAIVVLGLVGGFAVAQANRHPVMSPVPGAGAGGAGDPAESRTGADWPAYGGATSAQRYSPLATITKANVSRLERAWTFRTGDLPGERFGAETTPLKIGDTLYLCSGRNKLFALDAVTGQQKWTYDPQVSDDYIPYTAACRGVTYHATENADPARPCAAKVIEGTLDGRIIAVDAATGRPCPNFGTNGAVSITQGMGDPFPGMVSITSPPVVVRGVIVTGHQVLDGQRRWNASGVIQGFDVETGALRFAWDMMRPDLTGLPPEGQTYTPGTPNMWTMATGDEALGLVYLPMGNSAADYYSGLRRPAENEYSTALVALDVTTGKPRWHFQTVYKDVWDYDLGSQATLVDMPTSGGVVPAVILPSKQGDIYILDRRTGQPLHGVEERPVAQGGVEPSERTPTQPFSLFHTLRKPDLTERDMWGMSPIDQMFCRIQFKRAAYQGYFTPPTADRYWIQYPGYNGGSDWGGIAVDPTRGVIVANYNDMPNHNRLVPRAEADRRGWFPRDDPRYQAKGGAEGAGDPQIGVPYAIDVNAGWRVPFTGLLCKQPPYGGIRALDLRTGRTFWDRPFGTARKNGPFGIPSMLPLEIGTPNNGGAVVTAGGLIFIAAATDDLIRAIDIETGETVWSDVLPAGGQANPMIYEQNGREYLVIMAGGHHFMETPEGDYVIAYALPEGRA; translated from the coding sequence ATGGCGTCCATCGAGCGGGGCAGGGGACCGGGCAGTGTATTGGTCCGGCTGCTGGGACTGGTGATCGCCCTGATCGGCCTGGTGCTGACGGTCGGTGGCGGAATGCTGATCGCAGCCGGCGGTTCGCCCTACTACATCGTGACCGGCGTGCTGATGGTGATCTCGGGCGCGCTGCTGGCGGCGTTGAGGCCGTCGGGCGCCTGGCTCTACATCCTGATTTTCATCGGCACCCTGGCCTGGGCCTTCTGGGAAGTCGGGCTGAACGGCTGGGCTTTGGTCCCCCGCGTGGTCGCGCCGCTGGTTCTGCTGGTGTTCGTGGTGTTGAGCTTCCCGGCGCTGAAGCGCGACGGGGGCGGCGGCAAGCTGGCCTTCGGCGGACTGGCGGCGATCGTCGTGCTGGGCCTTGTCGGCGGGTTCGCCGTGGCCCAGGCGAACCGGCATCCCGTCATGAGCCCGGTGCCCGGCGCTGGCGCGGGCGGCGCGGGCGATCCCGCCGAGTCGCGGACCGGCGCGGACTGGCCGGCCTATGGCGGCGCCACGAGCGCTCAACGCTATTCGCCGCTGGCGACGATCACCAAAGCCAATGTGAGCCGATTGGAACGCGCCTGGACCTTCCGCACGGGCGACCTGCCGGGCGAGCGGTTCGGAGCCGAAACGACGCCGCTGAAGATCGGCGACACCCTGTATCTCTGCTCGGGCCGCAACAAGCTGTTCGCGCTGGACGCCGTCACCGGCCAGCAGAAGTGGACCTATGATCCGCAAGTCTCCGACGACTATATTCCCTACACCGCCGCCTGCCGGGGCGTGACCTACCATGCGACGGAAAACGCCGATCCGGCCCGGCCCTGCGCCGCCAAAGTGATCGAAGGCACCCTGGACGGCCGCATCATCGCCGTCGACGCCGCCACGGGCCGTCCATGCCCGAACTTCGGGACCAACGGCGCGGTCAGCATCACCCAGGGCATGGGCGATCCCTTCCCGGGCATGGTTTCGATCACCTCGCCGCCGGTCGTGGTGCGCGGCGTGATCGTGACGGGCCATCAGGTGTTGGACGGCCAGCGCCGCTGGAACGCCTCGGGCGTGATCCAGGGCTTCGACGTCGAGACCGGCGCGCTGCGCTTCGCCTGGGACATGATGCGGCCCGACCTGACCGGCCTGCCGCCCGAGGGTCAGACCTATACGCCGGGCACGCCGAACATGTGGACCATGGCGACGGGCGACGAGGCGCTCGGCCTGGTCTACCTGCCGATGGGCAACTCGGCGGCGGACTACTATTCGGGTCTGCGTCGCCCGGCCGAGAACGAATATTCGACCGCCCTGGTGGCGCTGGACGTGACCACGGGCAAGCCTCGCTGGCATTTCCAGACGGTCTACAAGGACGTCTGGGACTACGACCTGGGGTCGCAGGCGACGCTGGTGGACATGCCGACTTCCGGCGGCGTGGTTCCGGCCGTGATCCTGCCGTCGAAACAGGGCGACATCTACATCCTGGACCGCCGGACCGGACAGCCGCTGCACGGCGTCGAAGAGCGCCCGGTGGCCCAGGGCGGCGTGGAGCCGTCGGAACGCACGCCGACCCAGCCGTTCTCGCTGTTCCACACCCTGCGCAAGCCTGACCTGACCGAGCGCGACATGTGGGGCATGTCGCCCATCGACCAGATGTTCTGCCGCATCCAGTTCAAGCGCGCGGCCTATCAGGGCTACTTCACCCCGCCGACGGCGGACCGGTACTGGATTCAGTACCCGGGCTACAACGGCGGTTCGGACTGGGGCGGCATCGCCGTCGATCCGACGCGCGGCGTGATCGTGGCCAACTATAACGACATGCCTAACCACAACCGTCTGGTCCCGCGCGCCGAGGCCGACCGCCGCGGGTGGTTCCCCCGCGACGACCCGCGATATCAGGCCAAGGGCGGCGCCGAGGGCGCGGGCGATCCGCAAATCGGCGTGCCCTACGCCATCGACGTCAACGCCGGCTGGCGCGTGCCCTTTACCGGCCTGCTGTGCAAGCAGCCGCCCTATGGCGGCATCCGGGCGCTGGACCTGCGCACCGGCCGGACCTTCTGGGACCGGCCGTTCGGCACGGCGCGCAAGAACGGCCCGTTCGGCATCCCGTCGATGCTCCCGCTGGAGATCGGCACGCCGAACAACGGCGGCGCGGTGGTCACGGCGGGCGGGCTGATCTTCATCGCCGCCGCCACGGACGACCTGATCCGCGCCATCGACATCGAGACGGGCGAAACGGTGTGGTCCGATGTCCTGCCGGCGGGCGGACAGGCCAATCCGATGATCTATGAGCAGAACGGCCGCGAGTATCTGGTCATCATGGCGGGCGGCCATCACTTCATGGAGACGCCGGAGGGCGACTACGTGATCGCTTACGCTCTGCCGGAAGGCAGAGCGTAA
- the ligD gene encoding DNA ligase D — protein MRGELETYQKKRNFTATPEPKGRKVRGKSKALRYLIQRHAATRLHYDFRIEHDGVLKSWAVTKAPSRDPAVKRLAVEVEDHPLDYGGFEGTIPSGNYGAGTVQMWDEGRWTPQDEDLDAAFKKGVLKLSLEGERLKGGWALIRLKSDRGKPSKRANWLLIKEKDEHAVEGEGDALAEIDASVTTGRSLAEIADGSKQWTASKPTGRKAPPKPKPSKAQTSTARKPHAFVPIQFAKVVDHPPGAAGWVHEIKFDGYRIQIAPGGGKATLRTRNGLDWTDRFLALSEQAAAWPDAVIDGELCALDGDHMPDFSALQTAISEGKTDDLIYFAFDLLFEGGEDLRALPLSHRKARLQAYVDRVAESGPNLRFVDHFASSGEAVLKSACRMDLEGVISKKLDAPYAAGRSSTWVKSKCRGRDEVVIGGWSSEGGARFRSLLVGVKDKGGLRYMGRVGTGYSQALLKTLVPALKAQGADKNPFVGAGAPKGGRDIHWVKPVLVAEIEHAGVTEGGSVRQAAFKGLREDKPAKEVTAEPQAPASTTASPPKAKARGKDKVVVAGVTISSPDKVLWPARDGRPAVTKADLARYYEMAADRILPHVADRPVSIIRAPEGIEGETFFQRHAMAGHSPRLKLIDVKERKPYVGVVDVGGLVAIGQSGGLELHPWGCRPDDPETPDQITFDLDPDEGLDFDDVIAAARLLKPRLEELGLTPFVKTTGGKGLHVVVPIKSDGRSRVEWDQAKAFARAVSEALKTEHPDRFTTTLAKKARGGKIFLDYLRNGRMATAVAPWSPRARPGAGVAFPLSWSQVKKGLDPAAFTLHDAAALLKKPDPWKDFRKAEASLRPAMRVFQKS, from the coding sequence ATGCGCGGTGAACTCGAGACCTATCAGAAGAAGCGGAACTTCACGGCCACCCCCGAGCCGAAGGGCAGGAAGGTGCGCGGCAAGTCCAAGGCGCTGCGCTATCTGATCCAGCGCCACGCGGCCACGCGCCTGCACTACGACTTCCGCATCGAGCACGATGGCGTCCTGAAATCCTGGGCGGTGACCAAGGCGCCGTCGCGCGACCCCGCCGTCAAACGCCTGGCCGTCGAGGTCGAGGATCATCCGCTCGACTACGGCGGCTTCGAGGGCACCATCCCTTCCGGCAACTACGGCGCCGGCACGGTGCAGATGTGGGACGAAGGGCGCTGGACGCCCCAGGACGAGGACCTGGACGCCGCCTTCAAAAAGGGCGTCCTGAAGCTGTCGCTCGAAGGTGAAAGGCTAAAGGGCGGCTGGGCGCTGATCCGTCTGAAGTCCGATCGCGGCAAGCCGTCCAAGCGCGCCAACTGGCTGCTCATCAAGGAAAAGGACGAACACGCCGTGGAGGGCGAAGGGGACGCCCTCGCCGAGATCGACGCCTCGGTGACGACCGGCCGCAGCCTGGCCGAGATCGCGGACGGCTCCAAACAGTGGACCGCCTCCAAGCCGACGGGCCGCAAGGCGCCGCCCAAGCCGAAACCGTCCAAGGCTCAGACGTCCACCGCTCGCAAACCGCACGCCTTCGTGCCGATCCAGTTCGCCAAGGTCGTGGACCATCCGCCCGGCGCGGCGGGCTGGGTGCACGAGATCAAGTTCGACGGCTACCGCATCCAGATCGCGCCCGGCGGTGGCAAGGCGACCCTGCGCACGCGCAACGGCCTGGACTGGACCGATCGCTTCCTGGCCCTCTCCGAACAGGCGGCCGCCTGGCCCGACGCTGTGATCGACGGCGAGCTTTGCGCGCTGGACGGCGACCATATGCCCGACTTCTCGGCGCTGCAGACGGCGATCTCGGAAGGGAAGACCGACGACCTGATCTACTTCGCCTTCGATCTTCTGTTCGAGGGCGGCGAGGATCTGCGCGCTCTGCCCCTGTCGCATCGCAAGGCGCGGCTTCAGGCCTATGTCGACCGGGTGGCCGAGTCCGGCCCGAACCTGCGCTTCGTCGACCATTTCGCCTCGTCCGGCGAAGCGGTGCTCAAGAGCGCGTGTCGCATGGATCTGGAAGGCGTCATCTCCAAGAAGCTGGACGCGCCCTACGCCGCCGGCCGGTCTTCGACCTGGGTCAAATCGAAGTGCCGGGGGCGCGACGAGGTGGTCATCGGCGGCTGGTCGTCCGAGGGCGGCGCGCGGTTCCGGTCCCTTCTGGTCGGGGTCAAGGACAAGGGCGGCCTGCGTTACATGGGTCGCGTCGGGACGGGCTATTCCCAGGCGCTGCTTAAGACCCTGGTCCCCGCGCTCAAGGCGCAGGGCGCGGACAAGAACCCCTTTGTCGGCGCCGGCGCGCCCAAGGGCGGGCGCGATATTCACTGGGTGAAGCCCGTCCTGGTGGCCGAGATCGAACACGCCGGCGTCACCGAGGGCGGCTCGGTGCGCCAGGCCGCCTTCAAGGGCCTGCGCGAGGACAAGCCCGCCAAGGAGGTGACCGCAGAACCTCAGGCTCCGGCGTCGACCACGGCCTCGCCTCCCAAGGCCAAGGCGCGCGGCAAGGACAAGGTCGTGGTGGCGGGCGTGACGATCTCCAGCCCCGACAAGGTGCTGTGGCCCGCGCGCGACGGCCGACCCGCCGTCACCAAGGCTGATCTGGCGCGCTATTACGAGATGGCGGCCGACCGCATCCTGCCGCATGTCGCCGACCGGCCGGTGTCCATTATCCGCGCGCCCGAAGGCATCGAGGGCGAGACCTTCTTCCAGCGCCACGCCATGGCCGGCCACAGCCCGCGTCTGAAGTTGATCGACGTGAAGGAGCGCAAACCCTACGTCGGCGTGGTCGATGTCGGCGGCTTGGTCGCCATCGGCCAGTCCGGCGGGTTGGAGCTTCATCCCTGGGGCTGCCGACCGGACGATCCCGAGACGCCGGACCAGATCACCTTCGATCTGGACCCCGACGAAGGCCTGGACTTCGACGATGTCATAGCCGCGGCCCGGCTGCTGAAGCCGCGCCTGGAGGAACTGGGCCTGACGCCCTTCGTCAAGACGACCGGCGGCAAGGGTCTGCACGTCGTCGTGCCCATCAAGTCCGACGGCCGCAGTCGTGTCGAATGGGATCAGGCCAAGGCCTTCGCCAGGGCGGTGTCGGAGGCGCTGAAGACTGAACACCCCGACCGTTTCACGACCACCCTGGCCAAAAAGGCGCGCGGCGGGAAGATCTTCCTCGACTATCTGCGCAACGGCCGCATGGCGACCGCAGTCGCGCCCTGGTCGCCCCGCGCCCGGCCGGGCGCGGGCGTCGCCTTCCCGCTGTCCTGGAGTCAGGTGAAGAAGGGCCTCGACCCCGCCGCCTTCACCCTGCACGACGCGGCGGCTCTGCTCAAGAAGCCGGATCCGTGGAAGGACTTCCGCAAGGCCGAGGCCAGCCTGAGGCCTGCCATGCGGGTCTTTCAGAAGAGCTAG